A window from Nomascus leucogenys isolate Asia chromosome 24, Asia_NLE_v1, whole genome shotgun sequence encodes these proteins:
- the LOC100579765 gene encoding LOW QUALITY PROTEIN: putative uncharacterized protein PIK3CD-AS1 (The sequence of the model RefSeq protein was modified relative to this genomic sequence to represent the inferred CDS: inserted 1 base in 1 codon) — protein MPSQSACPVLSTAPGPPWDLRKSLLNIVPEEKQSPQLSAKTWRRRLKLQKRRNALFLLEGDICVVGSTSGARALIPETSKLERSGTVIAYCNLELLASSDPPVWASQSTGMTGMSYRXQPQLGFKSTPPAHSSVFHHSVKVPKEDQAQEAASRPLTSQDGWNPNIKK, from the exons ATGCCCTCCCAGTCTGCCTGCCCTGTTCTTAGCACAGCCCCTGGCCCCCCGTGGGATCTCAGGAAATCCTTGCTAAACATAGTACCAGAGGAGAAACAGAGCCCACAGCTTAGTGCGAAGACCTGGCGGCGTCGATTGAAGCTGCAGAAACGCAGAAACGCGCTTTTCCTGCTAGAAGGGGACATCTGCGTGGTCGGGAGTACCTCTGGGGCACGTGCCCTCATTCCAGAAACATCTAA gctggagcgcagtggcactgtaatagcttactgcaaccttgaactcctggcttcaagtgatcctcccgtctgggcctcccaaagcactgggatgacaggtatgagctacc CTCAGCCACAACTGGGTTTTAAGAGCACTCCTCCAGCCCACTCCAGCGTCTTCCATCATTCTGTGAAAGTACCAAAAGAGGACCAAGCCCAGGAAGCCGCCAGCAGGCCTCTCACCAGCCAAGATGGCTGGAATCCTAATATCAAGAAATGA